Part of the Pseudorasbora parva isolate DD20220531a chromosome 13, ASM2467924v1, whole genome shotgun sequence genome is shown below.
GGGCCTAGCTGATGAAGAGGTGAGCTTTTCGGAAATACTGCTTTTTTTCTTACTTTTTCAAAAGTCTTGATCTGGTGgttttgttaattatttaaacACACAGAGAATGTAATTTAATGTGATCGGTTTGTTTAATGGCTACTTTTTTGATCCTGCAGAAGCGTCTCCGGCGGTCTGAGCACGCTAGGAAAGAGACCGAGTTTCTTCGTCTTAAACGAACACGGCTTGGATTAGAGGACTTTGAGTCGCTCAAAGTGATTGGCCGTGGAGCTTTTGGAGAGGTAGGAGTTTCTTTCTGTAAAAGACTATATAAAGTTTAGGGGGGGGtgtaacattgataataagaaatgtttattgagcagcaaattagcatattcgaatgatttctaaagcatcatgtgacactgaagactggagtaatgatgctaaaaattctgTTTTACATTTTATGATATGTAAAAGTAGAACacaattgttttaatttataatattatttcattttttttactgtattttaatcagataaattcagctttcatGAGTATGAAAGACTACTTTCAGAAATCTTACAAACTTTAGTGTCTTTGATATTTTAGCACATTTAAAATGCTCTTTCTCTCTAGGTTCGGTTAGTTCAGAAGAAGGACACGGGGCACGTTTATGCCATGAAAATCTTGCGCAAGGCTGATATGCTTGAGAAAGAGCAGGTGAGTTTTCACTGATGGAGTCACACATGTACACATGACATTTAAGTTTCTTTGTCTTTTTAACCGGTCTCTgtctctgttttctgttcaagGTTGGTCATATTCGAGCAGAAAGGGACATCCTTGTAGAGGCAGACAGTCTGTGGGTGGTCAAGATGTTTTACAGCTTTCAGGATAAGATGAACCTCTACCTCATCATGGAGTTTCTGCCTGGAGGTGAGCATGGGTTGATCTCGGTTAATTTCAGAGAAACATTACAATCGAGATGACGGCACTAAATTTGACGTGTGTGTGGTGCGTGTGTGTTCACCCAGGTGATATGATGACTCTACTGATGAAGAAAGACACTTTAACGGAGGAGGCCACACAGTTTTATATTGCTGAGACTGTACTGGCTATTGATTCCATTCACCAGCTGGGCTTCATCCACAGAGACATCAAACCAGACAACCTGCTGCTTGACTCAAGagtaagaaaacacacacagattatttcatgaaattaaatatataaatataaatgtataatcttTAGCAAAATACTTTCATAGTATAAAAAAAGGCCCGTTACATTTGCCACAATCAATTTCAATAGTCAACCAATGCAATTGCTCTTTATACCTAATACACAAAGTATATTATAACATTGTATGTATTAGAATTGAATTGTAACCTCCCTATAAGCAACTGTAAGTTCAATAACAGCTGCGCAAGGTCAAAAGAGTTATTGTCATTCACAGTGTCATTTTGCTCTTTTAGGGCCATGTAAAGTTGTCTGATTTTGGCTTATGCACTGGTCTGAAGAAAGCTCACCGCACAGAGTTTTACAGAAACCTTAATCATAGCCTTCCCAGCGACTTCAGTAAGCAGACAAACATCTCTTCTGGTATTATTCCTAAAAATTTCATATACCATATTACATTCATGTGTCTTTGCATCATGTTGTTAttagtaaaatgtatttaacataaTAATGTTCAAATGTTTGGTGTCAGTTGTCCGTTAGTAAATGTTTTTGTCTTTCACCCTCACCAAGGCTGAATTTGTTTCATTAAAAGTGAAaaatagcccatgatttactcgccctcaagccatcctaggtgtctatgacattcttctttcagacgggTAAATTCAgacttattaaaaaatgtcctggctcttcaaatcattataatggcagtaaatggtaGCCTAAACCGTGCATCcatgcattataaaagtaatccacacggctccagggggttaataaaggccctcTGAAGCGATGCGAagagtttgtaaaaaaaagaaaaagaaaatccatatttaatttttttttttaatgtcaaataTCTAGCTCTGCCAGACCACCTTCCGTATTAAAACATTTCCTGGCTCTtcaaagcattataatggcagtcatATCATGACTAAGTGGTAATCataagtggttgaaagtggacaagctcaaaatgtTTAGACCCCTTTTACACCTGTATTGTATTTTATCCACTTGTGAGCCGATCGAACCAGTTGCAAGCAGACCCTGTTTACTAAacttaaacttttgaacagtagtgtatgtgAAGTAATAAAGAGATTGCATTGCTGATTCTGTGGCAGtaacataatttattttttcttcagCGTTCCAGAACATGAACTCAAAGAGAAAAGCAGAAACATGGAAGCGAAACAGGAGACAGTTGGTAAGTGTTTCCTCTTGACCTAATACTGCCCTGCACATAGTGGGGTGGGTACAGATAGATTTGTGTTGCATGAAGAGCCTTTGCAAGAAGTTATTGTGAAATCAGTATGTTCTTAATATGGTAGTTGATGATTGTAAAAGTAGTGTGGGAGGGTTACGATATAGTCTTGTGTAATCCATTATATTCTCTGTCTCACAACTTTTTGGTGTGTGTTAGGTCAATAAGTAGAATAGTATATAAAGAGATTTGTCTGAATTAAAGGTATCTTTTTTCAGGCCTTTTCCACTGTTGGAACCCCTGACTACATCGCCCCAGAAGTCTTTATGCAAAATGGGTATAACAAGCTCTGTGATTGGTGGAGTTTGGGTGTTATTATGTATGAAATGCTGATCGGTGAGTTGATTTTTAGTCTCTAAATAAagtatgtttgtttattttgttttagctAAAGT
Proteins encoded:
- the stk38a gene encoding serine/threonine-protein kinase 38 isoform X2; translated protein: MAMTSQTSCSSMSNHTKERVTMAKVTLENYYSNLISQHEEREMRQQKLEKVMDQEGLADEEKRLRRSEHARKETEFLRLKRTRLGLEDFESLKVIGRGAFGEVRLVQKKDTGHVYAMKILRKADMLEKEQVGHIRAERDILVEADSLWVVKMFYSFQDKMNLYLIMEFLPGGDMMTLLMKKDTLTEEATQFYIAETVLAIDSIHQLGFIHRDIKPDNLLLDSRGHVKLSDFGLCTGLKKAHRTEFYRNLNHSLPSDFTFQNMNSKRKAETWKRNRRQLAFSTVGTPDYIAPEVFMQNGYNKLCDWWSLGVIMYEMLIGYPPFCSETPQETYRKVMNWRETLTFPPEVPISEKAKDMILRFCCESELRIGATGVEEIKTNPFFEGVDYDHIRERPAAIPIEIKSIDDTSNFDEFPDSDILQPSAPPVSNHTEADLKSKDWVFINYTYKRFEGLTARGGIPSYMKTGKR
- the stk38a gene encoding serine/threonine-protein kinase 38 isoform X1, which translates into the protein MAMTSQTSCSSMSNHTKERVTMAKVTLENYYSNLISQHEEREMRQQKLEKVMDQEGLADEEKRLRRSEHARKETEFLRLKRTRLGLEDFESLKVIGRGAFGEVRLVQKKDTGHVYAMKILRKADMLEKEQVGHIRAERDILVEADSLWVVKMFYSFQDKMNLYLIMEFLPGGDMMTLLMKKDTLTEEATQFYIAETVLAIDSIHQLGFIHRDIKPDNLLLDSRGHVKLSDFGLCTGLKKAHRTEFYRNLNHSLPSDFSKQTNISSAFQNMNSKRKAETWKRNRRQLAFSTVGTPDYIAPEVFMQNGYNKLCDWWSLGVIMYEMLIGYPPFCSETPQETYRKVMNWRETLTFPPEVPISEKAKDMILRFCCESELRIGATGVEEIKTNPFFEGVDYDHIRERPAAIPIEIKSIDDTSNFDEFPDSDILQPSAPPVSNHTEADLKSKDWVFINYTYKRFEGLTARGGIPSYMKTGKR